A segment of the Kazachstania africana CBS 2517 chromosome 2, complete genome genome:
AGCATTGATACTTGGGTAGAATGCGCTCATATTGTTATCGACACGACATTGATTGATATGACCAAATCTCTTTTCCTGGTTATAGCCTCTAATCGTAGTAATACCACCTAACGTTTCTTGGAAATGAGAGTAAACTGGAGAACGAGTGATGGAATCCAAACGACGTAATTCTCTAGAGGTTCTTAAGTAATACTGTTGATAGTAAATGTAAAAGACACCTAAAGGAATGATAACGAAAATAAATTGCCAGGTCGTAGCACAAATAACAGCCATAACAAAGACCACCTTGACGGCATTAACGAAAAACTGTGAAAAGGTTCTACCTAGAATCGAGTCAATCTTGTAGATATCATTAGAAAACCTATTCAATATACGGCCAATTGGTGTAGTTTCGAAAAATGACATGGGTGCCTTTAAAACAGCATCTGTCATCAAATCGTGTAGATACCTGGAACCTCTAATCGTACAGAAAACCCATAAGATGACTGTCTGGATCAAAGTAGACAAAGCTGACCCAAAACCTAAGGCAAAGTAGATGAATAGATAATGAATAGCGTTAGGATTAGAGCCCCTTTCTGTGTTAATTTCAGACCAATGCTTTAACCATACGTTGCCCATAACAGAAAGGAACATTGAAACGAcaataaagaatataaaaataagaacATTTCTAGGCTTACATGCTTTAGCATATTCCCAATAAATGTTCCATTTAACTTTACCTATTTCACGATGTTCCcttctttcaatgttttCTTCAGAGTCGAAACCAATACTACGTAATGTAGCTGCACTTGCTCTTCTCAAACTATGCATATCGGTATTCGTTAATCCCATCTCCccaattttttgtaatgcttctaattcatcttcGACAGGAATGGTTTGTTCGCGAGATGACTCAGTAACAGTCGAAAGAGAAGTAGAAGAACCCTTAGATTTATTTTCCTTTCTACCATATTCtttaattaatttgaataatggaGAATCTTCATCACTGTTAACTTCTTCATAGCTACCCTGTTGAAcaatttcaccattttctAACAATGTAATTGAGTCAGCGATTGATAAAACGgatattttatttgtaCATAAAACTTTAGTCTTAGAGTGCAATAAACCAGTTGGACCTAAAACATGCTCAACCAAATGTTTTGAAACATGTTCGTCAACAGCAGCTAAAGGATCATCTAATAGATATGTGTCAGCTCTAGAATAAACGGCTCTGGCTAATGATAAACGAGCTTTTTGACCACCTGAAAGTGAGATACCCTTTTCACCAACTAATGTTTGATCACCGTCAACTAAGATACCCAAATCAATTGTCAAAGCACATGCCTTTATGGtcttttcataaaattcCTGATCGTACTTATGCccaaataaaatattttctttcacgGTACCATTCATAATCCATGGAACTTGGGAGACATAAGCAACATTACCATGAACAGTTGCGAAACCTTTGACTCTGAATAAATCACCTAGAATACTTTGAATCAAGGCACTCTTACCACTACCGACTTTACCTACAATACAGGTTAAATCACCCTTTTTAGcttgaaaattgatattctttAAGGCAACCTTATACTCTGGCTTACGCTTCCACAAAAATGTTGCATTATCACCAAGATTTATGGCAACATCGCCTTTATTTTCAACCTTTGGTAATCTCTGGATGGAAtccttttgtaattcttcattagtcaagaaagaaaataatctATTGACAGAAACGGAGGCTTCAACAAAGGAAGTAATAACATTTGGAACAACCATCAGTggaaaagataataaattgaaaagagtCAAAGCTGGGAATACAAGATCAGTAGTTAATGGTTTATTTTCGGTATAAACGAAAACAGCGAATGTAGCGCATGAGACTAAGAATGgaacaatattaaattgaaaactgGTAACTGCCATGTAACAACCTAGTTTGGTTAGGTTATGCAAttctttatcatttctaACATGGTTTAACTTGGTTTGGTAAGGTACTTCCCAGGCATATAATTTTAAGgactttatattatttagAATTTCACTTATGACACCTGTTCTTTCATCCTTAAATTGCATTTGTTGTTTTTGgagttttctttgaattctgACCAAGTATGAATTTAAGAAGATCATGAATACcaaaatgatgaaaccAACCCACATTGAATGACCTAAAAGCttatacaaagaaaaaagacaGATGAAGATTTGGAATGGACCTGACCATAAgatattcaagaattgcATTaaatcttgtaatttttgaacatCAACACTCATTAGATTCACAATATCACCTGTGGAGGATTGTGCTGAAGCCTCATTAGAAAGAACCAACGATTTTTGGTATATAAGGGAGGTTAAAGCGCTCTTGATATTCATACCGGTATTGAAAGCATTTAAGAAGTATTGATGTAGCACACATGTTTGAATGAAACCAACAAAGAACATAGCAATTGCAATGGAAAAACCCTTAGAAATAGGTAATTGCTGCTCCGTAATGCTGTAGaaagtattttcttttctttccttgTTGTAATCTGTGACATATTTGATTAAAATACGCAATAACTGTGGCTGAGTAAAAGCTAAAATATCATGAAGCATCTTAAAACACCCAGCtaataacatttttgaaCCAAATGTAACGGTTAGAGCCCATGATAACGATGGGTTAGTCTTAGTCTTAATTTGCTTTTCCCAGTTCTCGTTTAATCTATCAGCGACATCTGCactattgaaattttctggtaatttatataaatcttcttccattAAGAATTTTTCGTAACCAgttttcattaattctGACATCCAAGTGAAAGAAATTCTTGAGAAGACATTGGCTGAATCGTATGGGTTTGgctttcttcttgaaaaatgttcttgaatttcttgatatgGTTTCATTGGTTTCTTAGGTAAAGCTTCCAAGAATAGGATAGAAACTGATATAatactttgaaataatgTCAATACAAAGACGTTATGACCAAATGGCCATTGATTTTCATAAACATTTCTTATAATGAAGTTGATAGTCTTTGAAATGTTACCGAAAGATTCGAATAACCAGTAGAAAAGTACAATACCATTAGCTACTTTACATCTATGATATTCTACCCAATGCAAACATAGCACAACGAATAGAGATAATAAAGTTAAAGTGAACTGTGAAATAACGGTAACATCCTCATGTTTATGATGGGGTAAAATTAAAGCTGCCCATGCAGTGAAAAATATCTGTAATAGTACTAAGGTAATTCTTGAGACAATAATCCAATTTCGTCTATATTTTATACCAGGGTGCTTCATAGTAGAAAGTCTAATTAAATCTCTGGTACCAAAAATCAGCATGAAGACTGCTGACAATGTCAGGATAACACCATCTATGAAACATTGAGTGAAGTCACCGTAGTACGACAATGGACCAAACCCTTCGCTTGACTCACAAAGTATGCAGGTCCATGATGAACTGTTCGATACCGTTACCATCGCCATTGTACGAAAAGCCCAATAATAAGTGCAATATATCAACGGAAATTAGCTGGCAAAGCGTATCTTGCTTAAATAGTAAATATTGCCACTGAATCTTCGAAATTTTaaaactattattattagtaaGCTACCTATCACACCtaagaaatggaaaatgagtgctatataaaatttcgtgaaaaaattagatgacGTTAAACAGAATTGAGTGCTATTACCCGGAACTAACTTTTATTACTGTTAATTTGGGAGATTTTAGCGTGCAGTAAGCAGTGTTGCTACGATATCAACGGTCGGTTCATTTCAAGAGAGTTTAGTAGTTGTATTTGAAGGGAACTGCGGGTATCAGATAGTTCGAAtctctcaatttttgaGTGTCTAAAATTACAACAAAAAAGCGGGATTCCATTGAAAGCTGGGAAATATATTATCACTGAACAACACTTCCAACTCAGGGGAAGGGGAGAGCACAATTGTAGCCGTGTACATAGCAGCGAATCTTCTACTACAATCACGAATATAACATACGAGATGCACAACCATAGAATTGATTCGTTCCTGATATCAGAGAATGTCAAATTGGAAATCGTTCATGAATCAAATCCTTATTTTGCCGGTGAACACATCTCTATGGTGTTCAGATTGAAACATCTGGGATTGCAAAAGGaatatgatattttaaCGGATAAGATTAGTAAGATACATCAAAAACTTGAagaacaatttgaaaatgcaaaaCAAGTGGATCAAGAAGCCAACGACAATATTACCGCCTCCGGCGAAAGATGGTCAATGAAATCTCTATTCAATGCGTTCAGGAAGGACCTTGTTGATCCAAGTGAGAAACTCAAAGTTGATGAGCAGCTAGCCAATGATCAAGAGTATATGTCCCACATCACTAAGCAACTTCAATATCATAAACCCGTGAATTTGATATCTGGCTACGTCCAAATTTCAGGAACTTTCCAGTACAATGCAAGTATCATTGatgatacaaaattttcaaatgatgaaactAAGATAGTGGGTGTAAATAGTAGCATGCGAACGGAATTCACGAATCATGCGAAAAATAAGGAAACTATTGCCTATTTTCAATCCAATTTTGAGTCAGTTACTTCTGGCCTcatgaagaaaaatcaaatagaCGGCAATGGAGGTTTAAGAAATAATACTATAGCTGTATTAGATTCagcaaattttcaagattctGAATATAAATCAATTCCAATACTATTAATACCCCaatcattattattctCAGAAATAACTTTACAACCCGGTGAAAcgaaaatatttcattacaAATCATCAAAACTCCCCGAAGATCTGGTTCCAACTTATAGAGTTTCagataatttttccatCAATTATAACATGTCATTTGGTGTTAGTAAAGTAATATCAAATACTATTGTGCCATCAACAATTGGGGTTCCTATCTATATTTCTCCGTACGTGACAAAAAATGGATTTCAATACAATTTTCAAGTAGACAAACCTCCAGTTATCCTTTCAAGTGCTACaataaaagaattaaagaaatcCACCGGAGCAATGAAACGTTCTGTATCAGTATCATCCGCAATAACATTTCCCCGTAGAAAAAGTTCCACAACAGctaattttcaaaaagaatccactgaaaagattgaatttctgaagaaaaatttcataaaattgattgaatcgaatgaaaatgaagctAAAGATGTTGATGAACTAATCGAGCTACAGGTAGCAGAACAATTTCCAAAACTAGATGAGCTTTCTGATAATGAGTATTCAGTAAGCTCAGTAAATCTCAACAAAAGCAACAGATCAACTAGGCGGAATGTTAAATTATTGAGGGAAACGGTGACAGTCTCTTCACCTGAGGAGACTCCAGGTACAGGGACAAATATGGCTTCACAAATAGCAAACTTACAAAAACGCTACATTATAAATAGAAACGGTCAGTTTTTAGCCAAGATAtcgttttcaaaattattttacaCTACTGCTGAAGACATTAGCCTAGTAATTCATCTTGATAACGATGCGTCGTCCCAATTGAAAGTTAGTGCAATCAATGCCAATTTGGAATCTATGGAGCTAATCAATCCAAAAGCTGCAATTGATCCGAGTGAAGATATTGTAATAAAGCCAAAAACGCACATCATATCCGAATTTCATGTTACATGCTTTGACGACTCGACATCCATACCGTTGAAGCTTACAACACCAAAGAGTCCACTGAACCAACTCCCAAGTCAATTTAAAACGAACATATTTCAGTTGAGATGGATAATCAATTTAAAGCTCATCCTGATTTCCAAGACTGACCATACCAATCtgtttcaattttatgaaGACCAGAAGGGGACTTTATTCCATTCTATTGAAAACCTAGAAGGCGAAGAATTCACCTGTCGGATCCCCGTCACTCTCCTTCCTCCAACAGAAAGTTTTGGTGGTTGGTAGTACACGACGTTAAACGATATACACACATATAGATATAAATCTTGTACCTTTTTTAGCTAACTACTTGGGAATTATCAAAGGCTATGCGACATAAACGTTTTTCCAATTAATACGAAATTCtcgaaaatgaaaaaaatatatacatattatTGAAACTAGCATTCACTTTCAATGACAGAGTCAGAAAGATAAGAGGGTGAGCccaaaatcaattcaaattatgTCTAGGATAGAAGCTGCAGTTTTGGAAGTCTCACAACAATTACTTCCCAAGTTTACCCAGTTGGGAAACAGAGTCCAATCTTTGATAAATGTGCCTTTGGAAAAAGACacttttgatgaaaaggaCCTGACTTTTCAGTGGACATCATTGATCGATAACGATATTTCATCTGAGAACTTTGATTCTACAGTCGATTTGATCtgtaagaaaattattcagGACAGTTTGGTATTTTCATTCGATGAAGCTAGCAATGAAAGCGAATCATATAGAATCAAAACTAATCTATGTGCAGTTGTTTTAGATTTTATCTTTCACTCTAGAGCAAATAGGAAAAACCAATCCAATTGGGGTACATCATTTTTCGATATTTTTGCCACAGTTATAGAACTGCTGAGTCTGCCTCAGGGTATACTGGCATTCTGGCCATATGCGGAATCCCGTATTAATTGGTTCAAAATGTCAAATACGGATGAAAGTACTTATTCAGGAATCTCGACTTTAGTGAGCTATAAAAACCCTCTTTCTGAGAAGCTTCGCCATTGGAATTCTGTATTggaaatattggaaaataattccaaaataAACAGTCCAGAACACTTTGAGGTTAAATATAAACTACAAAAGTTTCTCTCAGACTTATTACCCTTACACGAAGAATCCAATTTCAATAGATCATCATCTATTTCTCGTAAACAACTACCGGATAGTCCTTGGAACAAGGCTCGATCCAATACTAGGCCTACAAGTAACcatgaaatttttaccGATGATTATCTGTAtgctattgaaaaattcataaCAGATCCAATTGAATTCTCTTTCAGATCATTCACAACAATCAGGAATGTCAACGAAACTTTAAATCCTCTAATTGATGCCATATTAGAACACGAGGAAGACTTTTATAAAATAGGTAAGCACAATACAAAAACAGTGGCAAACCTGAATTCAAAGCTTAACGATAACTACGAGGCCGATTTTCAGGTTGCAAATGTATCAGAACCATCCTATATGTCTCAATCTAGAGtaattcaagaaaagaagaaggaagTGTGGGGTGAAATAACAGCattctttcaacaaaaaaGGTCAATCCCAAGACCCACTATAATAGATCTAGCTGTCGGAAACGCAGAATCTCTCTACAAGCAAATAGTTCATACAGAAAACGATATTTACAGAAAAGAGATAATTCTGCAAATATGTTTTGTGGCGgcttttattgaaaagctGATAAAttcagaagaaatagagaattttttcaagacttGCTATCAAAAGgataataacaaaaattcACTGCGTttcgatgaaattgatgagaccaataaaacaaaaatacTTTCTACATGCAAACATTTATGTGAAAACAGAATACTGAACTTTTATGCTACGAGGGATCCTACCTTCCATAGTATCATAAAAAAGTTACTAGAAAGTGATGATAGGTTTTTACttgcaaaaattgatgGCTTCAAGTCGTTTGCTGCATTCAAATTTGCGGAAGAAGATCACAATGTACCTGAAATCGATAAAAGcttcaagaaatttggaTTCATAAAGCTTGGAAATAAGCAGATCAATAATGTATGGAAAATTAATTCTGGTTTAGAGACAATATCTGAGCCAAGCACCAACCCTGGAGCTTTATACGAAAGACTCAGGTCAAATTGGGAAATGAAAGAGCCCACTtcagaagaggaaaaagatAGGATTGTAAGAGAATGGCAAACATTACGTTCTTTAAGGTCCCAATTTCTCTTTGAGttcaaaaagttcaatGAAGTAACGGGTACAAAGGGATTCTTTGATGACTCTGCAACTGAAACATCGATGGCGGAGAAGGAAAAGACTAGAAAGCTCTTACATGCCATGCTACATGAAGAACATGAGGCAAATTTAAGAAAAGCAAGagaatatataaaggaaagagaacaaaataaaaagagacgaaatgaagaaatggaaaatagTAATGATATACAAGAAGCAGTCGGcgcaaaaaaaatgaaaagtgAGAAAGACCTCGCATTTGAGGGGGGACAAGAAAGTGCCATTAGTGGAGAAGAGATCGCAGAAAGTGGTGTTCTAGAAGTCTCTTCCACAGAGCAAACTTTTGATGATATGACTGAAGATAAGCAACAGGAAGAGCTGTCTTCAAGAGAAGGTTCTGTTGCTCAAAGTGAACAATTGTAACACTAGATATTTCATGCAGTAAGGGTATATAGATACTTTTAGAAACTAAGACCgcatttttttctgaagATGCCAAAGAAGCTAAGGCTCTACTCGAGGACCTACATAACTTTTTAATTTTAGTTCGATATCAGTATGCAGTAGGATTGTGCAAATCAGGatatatttcattattttgtgCATACAAGATAAAGAGGTGTCATACTgttatttaaatattatttatgcaatttttatatatcagtatatatatagagaccatttccaaaaaatatggCAATGAAACGTTTCATTCAATAGTAATTTGAGTGAGATGTTTAGGATAGTAGTACTACAGCTATATTGCACTGAGTACCAACTTCACTAACAACTTTTAAATGGTGGCCCTTAGAAGACAGGATTTCCTCTAGTTCTGTATTCAAATGCATATTATTACCATTCTGCATTTGTATTCCCTTTAAGTCGAcgataatttgaaaattttcaattctaacGTCAGGAAATTTAAGAGCATATGGAAATTTAAGAGCGTCAAGTATTCTGCTCGATATCTGCAGTAGGAGCTCATCAGATGTCCGATAAGGAACACTTTTTTCCACATTCACACTTATTTGAAGTAATTTCATTGTTTTTATTATGTTGGATTCCAAAAGAATTGTGGAGGATTCCAAAGTTAATATGTCCGTCGTTAATACACTTGGACAGCTCTCTGTAAGTTCAAACGAAAGTATATCATCAATGAAGTCATCTTGAGAAATGTAGGTATTTCCAGAAAATAAGGACACCGATCCAACAGAAGATTTCCTTCTTGTCTGAAACATTGACATTTGAGGTTCAAGTGTTATAGTGCTATTCCTTCTTGCTGTTTCGCTAGATAATCCCGCCAAactatttcttctaaattCCGAAGGAGAAACAGCATAATTGCAAGATGTGTAAGTAGGCACATCTgcaaaaatattatttaaagGCGGTGTAGTAATTCTTGGGTGCGTTATGCTTGATCTTCTTGAGATGGAGTTTTCTGTTTGATGCTCGGTCATGAATAAAGACAACTGCTTCATATGTGGAATATGAAGGATGACACTTTTATCTTGTGGACTCATTGAGTAACTAGAAAGTTGTTGACCTTTAGATATCACAGATTCTTGtaatttatcttcatttaCTGTAAGCTTCAAGATAGAATTTGAGgttaaatttggtaaaacAACTTTCTCTAAAAATATGCAGTcatttaatgaagaaagattgaCAGTAACATTGATATCCGAAGAGATAAATCCTTCTTCCAGAATATCCGAAATAAAGGTACCAATACTTGAGATATTCCCTAGAGTtatattgatttctttcaattggaATGGGCATTCCTTTAACCATCTAATTTGCTCGGCGTCATATAAGCTTACTTTAACTTTCTCAATCAGGGCACCACAAGATTGCAAGTCCATCCAAGATATTTTTGCCAAACCACaatcaatatatttcaaagaagagaaattaCAATTATTAAATGTTACCAATTGTGAGGTCCAGTTAGTGGaagataattttaaaaattcaattctgGGAAAATTCAAACCAATGAAATGGGGATCTCTTGAGCGCAGACTAGGGGTGATGTTAAGTTTGGTACTTACCATGGAACCATCCAATATTGGATATCTGACGCCTGAATTAAATTCCGTAAATGAGATTGAATTGCATCGAGGTATTCTGTAAATACCAGAATCATTTAATTGAGGAAATTTAATTGTTCCTATCATTTCCAACTCCGGACAGTTATAAAGGAAATCATAAAGGTCTATATCTGTTGACCTGTAAATAACATGTTTGAGCTTCCTAAGGTTATTAGCTATTAAACTATGCCTACTGTCCTGTACATCTAGTGAATTCAAAGTAGTTACTCCGTATAAATATGTAGTTTCAAAGAGAGTGTCAATATCGTACAATTGTTCATCATTTGAGCTGAAAATGTTACCGAAAATATGCAGTTCAGATAGTTTCAAATATGACAATCGTTTTTGAAGTTCTCTAAAATAGAGTTTactcaaaaaatttgttgaattgtGATAAAATACACAAATATTTGTGCCTTTATTACAAGACCAACCGAGGCTCCCGATTATTGTTGCCAATGGATCACTATAACTCCTGTCAGACTGGATGACAACAAGTAAATTATTGTACCTTTTCACAATTTGCGTCATTCCCTCGGTATTAGGGAGATCTGTGTTAATTAGTGTATGGTTCTGAGGAGTCAGTAGGAAGTGATATCCAAAATAATCCTCCCTGGGAGCAGAAGGATAATTTGAATCACGTACTATAATTATTCCGACATCATCACTGATAGTTCCTCTGAAATAGCTTGAAACTTGTGCCCAGGCAATTAAAGTTTTAAAACTATCAATGTTCTCATTCACGATGATATTTAGTAGTTCTATGGGTAAAATCATGTTTgttatattatatattgcATTCACTTGAGATACAAACAGTAAATTGACGTGCTTAAGAGTGTAAAAACCAACTTACTGtatgatttatatataatatatatctGTAGGCACAAATTTctacaaaaaaatgaatatcgGTCTTCCTAATACATCATAATTGAATTAGTCATTGTAACATCTGGATTGACATATCTTCACACAAAGTTACACGAAAATAGCGGGTACAGTTACTGAAAATGAGGATTATCCGAATCCCACACCTCAATGTCTCTTCCAGATACAGCCGCTCCTCCCACCACCAAAAAATTCGTATTAGTTAAAACAATagaaatttggaaatcCAAAGGAGCCGCATCAATTGGCCTTTCCCCTTTGAATATTCAATGGAATTTTTCCGAATGATGAATAAAATGCTACCAGTTTATGTTACACGCGGCGCTCGCACTTTTCTGCTCTAAAAGTTTTTActgaaaaaacaaaaagaaaaaatgccaagaaaaaaaggGAATTGCGGAACTTTTCGTTTGCCGGTTCCACGGAGAAAGATTTTAGGAATTCTTGTCTTCTAATATGCGACCAAGACAGGGTTCGAATGGGCGCAAATCTTGCGCTCTAAGAGTActtatcttcaattgatcTTCTACGTGAGAAATATACATACCTCCAAACTGAGAGCAGCTTGTTAcagtaatattttttaaagGTTAAATGtgatatataaataacTGGTAACAGtgttttattcaatataaGATGCATAACACAAGGAA
Coding sequences within it:
- the HPR1 gene encoding Hpr1p (similar to Saccharomyces cerevisiae HPR1 (YDR138W); ancestral locus Anc_8.306), translated to MSRIEAAVLEVSQQLLPKFTQLGNRVQSLINVPLEKDTFDEKDLTFQWTSLIDNDISSENFDSTVDLICKKIIQDSLVFSFDEASNESESYRIKTNLCAVVLDFIFHSRANRKNQSNWGTSFFDIFATVIELLSLPQGILAFWPYAESRINWFKMSNTDESTYSGISTLVSYKNPLSEKLRHWNSVLEILENNSKINSPEHFEVKYKLQKFLSDLLPLHEESNFNRSSSISRKQLPDSPWNKARSNTRPTSNHEIFTDDYLYAIEKFITDPIEFSFRSFTTIRNVNETLNPLIDAILEHEEDFYKIGKHNTKTVANLNSKLNDNYEADFQVANVSEPSYMSQSRVIQEKKKEVWGEITAFFQQKRSIPRPTIIDLAVGNAESLYKQIVHTENDIYRKEIILQICFVAAFIEKLINSEEIENFFKTCYQKDNNKNSLRFDEIDETNKTKILSTCKHLCENRILNFYATRDPTFHSIIKKLLESDDRFLLAKIDGFKSFAAFKFAEEDHNVPEIDKSFKKFGFIKLGNKQINNVWKINSGLETISEPSTNPGALYERLRSNWEMKEPTSEEEKDRIVREWQTLRSLRSQFLFEFKKFNEVTGTKGFFDDSATETSMAEKEKTRKLLHAMLHEEHEANLRKAREYIKEREQNKKRRNEEMENSNDIQEAVGAKKMKSEKDLAFEGGQESAISGEEIAESGVLEVSSTEQTFDDMTEDKQQEELSSREGSVAQSEQL
- the RGP1 gene encoding Rgp1p (similar to Saccharomyces cerevisiae RGP1 (YDR137W); ancestral locus Anc_8.304) — its product is MHNHRIDSFLISENVKLEIVHESNPYFAGEHISMVFRLKHLGLQKEYDILTDKISKIHQKLEEQFENAKQVDQEANDNITASGERWSMKSLFNAFRKDLVDPSEKLKVDEQLANDQEYMSHITKQLQYHKPVNLISGYVQISGTFQYNASIIDDTKFSNDETKIVGVNSSMRTEFTNHAKNKETIAYFQSNFESVTSGLMKKNQIDGNGGLRNNTIAVLDSANFQDSEYKSIPILLIPQSLLFSEITLQPGETKIFHYKSSKLPEDLVPTYRVSDNFSINYNMSFGVSKVISNTIVPSTIGVPIYISPYVTKNGFQYNFQVDKPPVILSSATIKELKKSTGAMKRSVSVSSAITFPRRKSSTTANFQKESTEKIEFLKKNFIKLIESNENEAKDVDELIELQVAEQFPKLDELSDNEYSVSSVNLNKSNRSTRRNVKLLRETVTVSSPEETPGTGTNMASQIANLQKRYIINRNGQFLAKISFSKLFYTTAEDISLVIHLDNDASSQLKVSAINANLESMELINPKAAIDPSEDIVIKPKTHIISEFHVTCFDDSTSIPLKLTTPKSPLNQLPSQFKTNIFQLRWIINLKLILISKTDHTNLFQFYEDQKGTLFHSIENLEGEEFTCRIPVTLLPPTESFGGW
- the YCF1 gene encoding ATP-binding cassette glutathione S-conjugate transporter YCF1 (similar to Saccharomyces cerevisiae YCF1 (YDR135C); ancestral locus Anc_8.303); this encodes MVTVSNSSSWTCILCESSEGFGPLSYYGDFTQCFIDGVILTLSAVFMLIFGTRDLIRLSTMKHPGIKYRRNWIIVSRITLVLLQIFFTAWAALILPHHKHEDVTVISQFTLTLLSLFVVLCLHWVEYHRCKVANGIVLFYWLFESFGNISKTINFIIRNVYENQWPFGHNVFVLTLFQSIISVSILFLEALPKKPMKPYQEIQEHFSRRKPNPYDSANVFSRISFTWMSELMKTGYEKFLMEEDLYKLPENFNSADVADRLNENWEKQIKTKTNPSLSWALTVTFGSKMLLAGCFKMLHDILAFTQPQLLRILIKYVTDYNKERKENTFYSITEQQLPISKGFSIAIAMFFVGFIQTCVLHQYFLNAFNTGMNIKSALTSLIYQKSLVLSNEASAQSSTGDIVNLMSVDVQKLQDLMQFLNILWSGPFQIFICLFSLYKLLGHSMWVGFIILVFMIFLNSYLVRIQRKLQKQQMQFKDERTGVISEILNNIKSLKLYAWEVPYQTKLNHVRNDKELHNLTKLGCYMAVTSFQFNIVPFLVSCATFAVFVYTENKPLTTDLVFPALTLFNLLSFPLMVVPNVITSFVEASVSVNRLFSFLTNEELQKDSIQRLPKVENKGDVAINLGDNATFLWKRKPEYKVALKNINFQAKKGDLTCIVGKVGSGKSALIQSILGDLFRVKGFATVHGNVAYVSQVPWIMNGTVKENILFGHKYDQEFYEKTIKACALTIDLGILVDGDQTLVGEKGISLSGGQKARLSLARAVYSRADTYLLDDPLAAVDEHVSKHLVEHVLGPTGLLHSKTKVLCTNKISVLSIADSITLLENGEIVQQGSYEEVNSDEDSPLFKLIKEYGRKENKSKGSSTSLSTVTESSREQTIPVEDELEALQKIGEMGLTNTDMHSLRRASAATLRSIGFDSEENIERREHREIGKVKWNIYWEYAKACKPRNVLIFIFFIVVSMFLSVMGNVWLKHWSEINTERGSNPNAIHYLFIYFALGFGSALSTLIQTVILWVFCTIRGSRYLHDLMTDAVLKAPMSFFETTPIGRILNRFSNDIYKIDSILGRTFSQFFVNAVKVVFVMAVICATTWQFIFVIIPLGVFYIYYQQYYLRTSRELRRLDSITRSPVYSHFQETLGGITTIRGYNQEKRFGHINQCRVDNNMSAFYPSINANRWLAFRLELIGSIIILGAATLSIFRLKEGTLTPGMVGLSLSYALQITQTLNWIVRMTVEVETNIVSVERVKEYAQLESEAPRIVEEKRPDEMWPTEGDIKFENYSTRYRPELDLVLKNINVHIRPTEKVGIVGRTGAGKSSLTLALFRIIEATAGNIIIDGIPINEIGLYDLRHKLSIIPQDSQVFEGTLRENIDPTNLFTDEEIWRVLELSHLKEHVLSMGADGLDVQLTEGGSNLSVGQRQLMCLARALLIPSKILVLDEATAAVDVETDKIVQETIRTAFKDRTILTIAHRLNTIMDSDRIIVLDKGEIVEFDTPDELLAKPESLFYSLCNEAGLTNKDA
- the KAFR0B05660 gene encoding uncharacterized protein (ancestral locus Anc_8.307), with protein sequence MILPIELLNIIVNENIDSFKTLIAWAQVSSYFRGTISDDVGIIIVRDSNYPSAPREDYFGYHFLLTPQNHTLINTDLPNTEGMTQIVKRYNNLLVVIQSDRSYSDPLATIIGSLGWSCNKGTNICVFYHNSTNFLSKLYFRELQKRLSYLKLSELHIFGNIFSSNDEQLYDIDTLFETTYLYGVTTLNSLDVQDSRHSLIANNLRKLKHVIYRSTDIDLYDFLYNCPELEMIGTIKFPQLNDSGIYRIPRCNSISFTEFNSGVRYPILDGSMVSTKLNITPSLRSRDPHFIGLNFPRIEFLKLSSTNWTSQLVTFNNCNFSSLKYIDCGLAKISWMDLQSCGALIEKVKVSLYDAEQIRWLKECPFQLKEINITLGNISSIGTFISDILEEGFISSDINVTVNLSSLNDCIFLEKVVLPNLTSNSILKLTVNEDKLQESVISKGQQLSSYSMSPQDKSVILHIPHMKQLSLFMTEHQTENSISRRSSITHPRITTPPLNNIFADVPTYTSCNYAVSPSEFRRNSLAGLSSETARRNSTITLEPQMSMFQTRRKSSVGSVSLFSGNTYISQDDFIDDILSFELTESCPSVLTTDILTLESSTILLESNIIKTMKLLQISVNVEKSVPYRTSDELLLQISSRILDALKFPYALKFPDVRIENFQIIVDLKGIQMQNGNNMHLNTELEEILSSKGHHLKVVSEVGTQCNIAVVLLS